The nucleotide window CATACATAGCGAGTCACCGGCGTTCAACCGTCGAAGAGTTCGATAGTTGAACATATCGTTCCGATATAGAATAATAGCGAAGTGTGAGCCCTGACACAACAGCCCAGCACTCGCAGACCCTTTCCCGCGGTCTGCGTTCCCTCGAGATTCTGGCGGATGCCCCGCGGGGGTTATCAATCGCCGAGCTGTCCGCAGCACTGGGGGTTCACCGCTCCATTGCCTACCGGATCGTCCGCACGCTGGAGGACCATTCCCTCATCGTCAGGGATGATGCCGGCAAGATCACGTCCGGACCTGGTCTGGCCGCCCTCGCGCGCGGGGTATCCCGTGACCTGCAGACTGCAGCGCTGCCTGAACTGACAGTTCTGGCGAACGAACTCGGCATGACTGCGTTCGTCGCCGTCTGGGACCGCCACGATTGCGTGACTTTGGTGACGGTCGAGCCACGTCACTCCAGCGCTGCCGTCGCCCAGCGGCCGGGAACACGGCATGCCTTCAGCGCGGGCGCTCCGGGCATCGCAATCCAGTCCGCGGTGAGCCAGGAGGATTGGGAGCGGCTGGCGCCAGGCCAGCTGTACCGGGAAGAAGCTGCTGCAGCGCGCTTGCAGGGCTTCGCCACCAGTCATGATGAGGTGATCGCCGGTTTGTCATCCGTGGCCGCTCCCATCCGGGTCTCCGGCGGACTGCCTGCGGCAGTGGCCGTCGTCTATATCCGCTCCGCCCATCCGGAGGCTGAACTCGGCCTGCGGATTGCGGGCAGCGCCCGCACCATCGAGGAACAGCTCAGCTGACTTCCGCCGGATCAGGCCTGCGTCGCAACACCACAGTCGACACCAGGCCCAAAAGCAGGAGTACGACGGCGGCCGCCACCGGAACAGCGAAAGCACCACGGACACTCGCCTCCGCCAGCGCTCCCGCTATGGATGCTCCGAGCGCAGTGCCGGCGACAATGCCGCTTGCCAACAGGGTCATCACCGTGCCGACCAGGTGTTTCGGCGCGACCAGTGAGCCGACGCTGAAGATGGTGACCATAGTGGGACCGACGGGGATTCCGAGAATCAGTAGTGCTGCGAGCATGAACGGAATGTCCAGCGCAAAAAGGGGCAGGAGAGCAGCCGCACTCATCAACGCCGCTGACGCCACCCACCGCAGCGGATGGCGGAATCGCTGCGGCCAGTACGCTACGGACAGTGCGGTGAGCGCGGAGCTCACGCCCATGACGGCATACAGCAGACCGGCCGCCGTCTCCGCTCCAAAACCGCCGGCGAAAGCGATCAATGCGGTCTGGGTAGAGCCGAAGAAGGTTCCCATCATCACCATCCCGAGAACCGGCAACACCACGAGGAAGCCGGTATGCGCTCTTCCCTGGGACTTCGCTCGTTCCGTAGCTTGCGTGCGGGGGCGTCGCCGCAGTGGAATTACCGCCCGCTCCGTCGGGTGCACGGCGAAGGCGGAGACAAAGGCCAGAGTCAGTGCAGCTGCGAGAGCGAGCGGCAGCCAGGGCGCAATCAGGCTGGCCAATAACCCCACCAACGCAGGACCCAGCACGAACGTCAACTCATCGGCCGTGCTTTCATAAGAGAGGGCCGTATCGAGATCTGTTGGTCGCTTGTCCTGGGTCAGCGCCATCCAGCGAACCCTGGCCAGCGGACCGATTTGAGGGCAGGTTGCGCCCATGAGGAAGGCTGCAATGAGCGTGGGCAGCAGCCCTGTCCCAGCGCCGGATGCGCCGCTGACGGTGATCAGACCACCGATTGCAAGGGTATTGAGGACGGCTGACAGCAGCAGGACCGGACGCTGGCCGTGACGGTCCGCCAGGAAGCCGAGGACCGGCGCGCCCAGCGCAGAACCGATGCCGACAGCGCCGGCTGCAAAGCCGCCGGAAGCGTAGGAATCCGTGCCGGCTGTCACCAGGGTGAGCGCTCCGACTGTGAGCATCGCCAGCGGCAGGCGGGCAATCAAACCGAGTGGAATAAAGCCTGCACCGGCGATCTCGGGCAGGCGGCCGAAACGTCCGCGGTGGGAGGTTTCTAATTCGGAGGTTGGTGTAGCCATGTGCTTTCCGGGTGCTGTGGAGCGCGCATCGTCCCTCCTCCCGATGCGCCCAACCCGGTAACACTCACAATTTTACACTCGCTGCAACTGATTGACGAAGCGCACAGTCGACCCTGTCCGGCTCTTGAAAACCTGCAGCTGCGCGGGGATCCGCTGCAACAGGTCAGCAACATGGCTCACCAGTCCAACCACCCGTCCGCCGTCACGCAGGCTTTCGAGTGCGTCCATCACCTGCTCGAGGGAGTGCTCGTCGAGGCTCCCGAACCCCTCGTCGACGAACAGCGTTTCAATGTCCAGACCACCCGACTCCTGTTGCACGACGTCTGCAAGCCCCAGTGCGAGCGCCAACGATGCCATGAAGGACTCGCCGCCCGACAGCGTTGCCGTATCCCGGTGCATCCCGGTCCAGCTGTCAATGACGTTCAACCCGAGCCCCGATTTACGATTCCCTGATTTCGAGTCGCTATGGATAAGCGAATACCGGCCGTCGGACATCCGCTGCAGGCGCTCGGTTGCAGCATCTGCAACCTGTTCCAGGCGTGCCGCAAGCACATAGGTAGCCAGACTCATCCTGTACAGATTTTCACCGTTACCCCGGGCCGTGTCAGCAATGGATCTGGCGAGCTGATGAGCTTGCTGCAGAGGCACGAGGCGTTTCTCAAGTGCTGCGGACCGGTCCGCATAGGATCCCATCTGCACTACGGACTGCTCCAGCAACCCCACCTCCAGTACAGCCCGGTCGAGACGCTTCGACGCGTCCGCCTCCTCGGTCGCGGCCGATGCAATGTCAGCTTCATCCGGCAGGGGGCCACCGTCCTTTTCAAGGACGGCAGCGGCAAGGTTCTCCGGTCGCTGGAGGTCCCGTTCGATCCGATGAGCTGAATTCTCGGCGTCCCGGATTGTCCGCTCCGCGGTGTCGGCCTCCGTGCTGCTCAGCAGCGCGTCGCGGACAGCTTCCGCTGACGCGAAGTCTGTTGCTGCCAGGTAAGTCTGCAGCGCAGCTTCGGCTTTCTCCAGACTCTCCTCTGCCTGTTCACAGCGACTCAGGGCAGCGCATACCGCTCCGAGACGCCGCTCTGTTGCTTCGAGCGCTGTTGTTTTCTCCTTCACCGAGTTGTACGAGTCACGCACGTCGGACAGTCTTGCAACCAATGCCGACTGCTGCTCCGCAAGCGTGGCTAGCCGTGATGATTCTTCTGCCTGGCTGCGCCCGAGCTCTGCCTCTTGCTCCTGCAGCCCGGCAAGCGATGTTTCCGCGGCGGTTTTTCGCGTGCTGAGATCGGTGGCCAGGCGCACCGCCCGTTCCGCTTCCGCATGCTGCTGTTCAAGGGACACCAGGGCAGCGCGAAGCTCCTCAGCCGGAGCGTCGCCGCTCCTGGCGCGTAGCCCTGCGGCTTTCAACGCCGCCTCATCGCGAGTAGCTGCGGTCTCCCGTAACTGTTGCTCGGCCGCGTCCTGTTTTTCACGGGCAAGGGCTTCATCCTCGCGGGTCACGAGGGACTGTGCATCCGCCGCTGCGGGCGCCGGATGGTCCTCACTGCCGCAGACGGGACAGGGCTCCCCTGCGTCCAACCGTTCGGCGAGCTCCGCAGCAGTCTGTTCCAGACGAACCTGGAGTCTCCGGAGCCAACCTTCCTTCGCCGTGAGGAAGAGTGTTTGATGCTCCTGGTGTTTCTCGTTCAACTCACGCAGGGATCGCTCCGCCAGTTCCGCCTGCGCCAGCAACTCCAACCGTGTTCTTGCTTCGGCACATTCCGTGGCCAGTTGTCCTGCACGGGCAGCCGTACCCTGCGTATCTTCCAGCCGTGCTGTCAGCTCCACGTACTCCTGCCGCAACGCCGTATGGGCCTCACTGCACCGCGCGGCCTCTGCCTTCTGGCCATCGAGAGCGCTCTCACCCTGACGGATCCTTTCGGACAGCTGGGTCAGGTCCTTCTCCAGCGGCAAGGCTGCGCGCGCCGCCGCCAACGATTCGCGGACAGCCCCGTGTGCCCGTTCAGATGTGGCCAGCGACCGCGCGGAGTCCGGATGGAGGACCTCAGGAGCCTCGTGCAGGACTGCGGGATCGGCCTGCAACGGGCGTACAGCGGAGTGCAGATCCGCCCGCTGACGACGCACCTCATCAGCCGCCTCATCCCGCGATTGGAGGGCACCCTGGAGGATCTGGGCGCGCCGGTGATCTGCCAGCTGTGTCTTCAGGGTTACCGCCTCATCCAGGGCGACCTGATTGCCCTGTGCCTCGGCCACCAGCTCGCGGAACGTCAGGCGGTCCCTGCGTTCAGCCTCAAACCGGGAGCGCCTCTCCGCGGCGGCATCGCGTAGCGCCGTGAGCTCCCGGGCCCTTCTCCGGCCGTCAGCCACGGCGGCCGTCAGCAGCTCCTGAAGAACCAAGGGATCCGGCTTCCAGTCAGCGGTAACACTGCCCTCCTGGCCGGAACCGTCCGGTTCACTTTCCGGAAAGGACGCAGGGTTGAGTGACTGCTGGGGCGACAGGCCGTGGCGCTGCACTTCCTCTGCAGCCCGGCTGAGGAGGTCCTCCAACTCACTTTCGACCTCCTGGAGGCGCGACGACGTCCGCACGGCGTGCTCTGACAGCAGCTGTTCCACGGTCGAGAACCGGTCGGTCGCGAATAACCGTTGCAGGAGTTCACCGCGGGACGCGGCGTCGGAACGGAGGAATGCCGCAAACTCACCTTGAGGCAGCATGACCACCCGGGTGAATTGCTCCCTGTTCATCCCCAGGAGGTCCAGGAGTTCCGCTCCTGCTTCATCATTGCGGGTGGAACGGGTGACCCACTCCCCCGCAACGCGCTCACGCAGCAGGGTTTTTGCCTGCTCGGTGGTTGTTCCGGCACCCCGTTTGGACGGCCGGTTCCAGGACGGATTGCGGGTGACTTCCAGTCTCCGGGACCCGGCAGAGAATTCACACAGCACTTCCGGTGCGAGACCGTCTGAAGCGTGATCGCTGCGCAACCGCCTGGCGTTCTGGCGTGCTCCGGGAACCGAACCGTACAACGCATAGCAAATTGCGTCGAGGACGCTCGACTTACCCGCGCCGGTAGGTCCGTTCAGGAGGAACAAGCCCTGTTCGGTGAGGGCGTCGAAATCGATATGCTGGCGCTCAGCAAAGGGCCCGAACGCCTGGATCTCGAGCCGGTGGATCCTCATGCGCCGCTCTCCGCCGCCCGGAGGGCACTGATGATTTCTGCGAACAGGGCGGCCTCCTCGCTGTTGGCCTTGCGCTCGCGCACATGTTCGAGGAATCCGCAGCAGATTTCAGCATCATCAACGGCCTGCGCGATGCGTTCGCTGTAGGTCCGTTCCCCACCCTCAGTTCGCGACGCGGGTTCGAACGCAAGCACCAGGGTTCCGGGGAAACGCGCCCGCAGCCGTTCCATGGCCTGCTGCGGCCGCTCGGTGTCGGTCAGTGTCACCTGGCACCATGCGTTCTCTGCACCGGCGTGCTCCGGTGAGGTAATGAGTTCATCCAGGGTGCCCCGCAGGATGGCGAGGTGCCGTTGAGGCGCCCACGTCACCGCACGAATCTCGCCGACGCCATCCACTCCGACATCGATCAGCCACGCGCCCTTTGACTGACGTGCCTCGGAGAACGAGTAGGCAAGAGGGGATCCGGAATACCGTACCCGCGCGTGCAGCTGCTGCTGCCCGTGCAGGTGGCCGAGCGCCACGTAGTCGAAATCCTCGAAGAGACCCAGGGGAACAACGCCGAGGCCGCCCATGCTGAGCTCGCGTTCGCTGTCCGATCCGACCCCGCCGCTGGCGAAAGTATGCGCCATGACCACCGAATGCACAGTCCCCTGCCCGCGGCGGCGCTGCAGGTCAGCCCTGACGCGGTCCAGGGCCGCAGAGGTCACCGCCGTGTGGGTTGCGCTCTCGCAGCCGAGCGGATCCGCGACCATCCGCGGTTCCAGGTAAGGCAGCCCGTAGATGGCAACCTCAACCCCGGTGTCCACGCGGAACACCGCAGGCCGGCCGATGTCATTCAACCGGGTACGGAGGTGGACTCCTCCACGCTCGATGAGCTTCCCGCCGAACCCCAGCCTGACCGCAGAGTCATGGTTGCCGCTGCTGACCACAACCTGCGCGCCCGCCACGGTGATTCGTTCCAGTGCCTCATCAAAGAGTTCGACGACATCCACGCCAGGGAGGGCGCGATCGTAGACATCCCCGGCAATCAGGACTACGTCCACGTTCTCCTCGCGGACCGTCTTCTCCAGCTGGTCGACGAAAAGCTGCTGCGCCTCGAGCATTCCAACCCCATGGAAGGAGCGGCCCAGGTGCCAGTCAGACGTGTGCAATAACCTCATGATTCCAAGCTACCGGCCGCCTCCGACAGTTTCGGACGGCAACGCCGGAGCACAGC belongs to Arthrobacter tumbae and includes:
- a CDS encoding AAA family ATPase — translated: MRIHRLEIQAFGPFAERQHIDFDALTEQGLFLLNGPTGAGKSSVLDAICYALYGSVPGARQNARRLRSDHASDGLAPEVLCEFSAGSRRLEVTRNPSWNRPSKRGAGTTTEQAKTLLRERVAGEWVTRSTRNDEAGAELLDLLGMNREQFTRVVMLPQGEFAAFLRSDAASRGELLQRLFATDRFSTVEQLLSEHAVRTSSRLQEVESELEDLLSRAAEEVQRHGLSPQQSLNPASFPESEPDGSGQEGSVTADWKPDPLVLQELLTAAVADGRRRARELTALRDAAAERRSRFEAERRDRLTFRELVAEAQGNQVALDEAVTLKTQLADHRRAQILQGALQSRDEAADEVRRQRADLHSAVRPLQADPAVLHEAPEVLHPDSARSLATSERAHGAVRESLAAARAALPLEKDLTQLSERIRQGESALDGQKAEAARCSEAHTALRQEYVELTARLEDTQGTAARAGQLATECAEARTRLELLAQAELAERSLRELNEKHQEHQTLFLTAKEGWLRRLQVRLEQTAAELAERLDAGEPCPVCGSEDHPAPAAADAQSLVTREDEALAREKQDAAEQQLRETAATRDEAALKAAGLRARSGDAPAEELRAALVSLEQQHAEAERAVRLATDLSTRKTAAETSLAGLQEQEAELGRSQAEESSRLATLAEQQSALVARLSDVRDSYNSVKEKTTALEATERRLGAVCAALSRCEQAEESLEKAEAALQTYLAATDFASAEAVRDALLSSTEADTAERTIRDAENSAHRIERDLQRPENLAAAVLEKDGGPLPDEADIASAATEEADASKRLDRAVLEVGLLEQSVVQMGSYADRSAALEKRLVPLQQAHQLARSIADTARGNGENLYRMSLATYVLAARLEQVADAATERLQRMSDGRYSLIHSDSKSGNRKSGLGLNVIDSWTGMHRDTATLSGGESFMASLALALGLADVVQQESGGLDIETLFVDEGFGSLDEHSLEQVMDALESLRDGGRVVGLVSHVADLLQRIPAQLQVFKSRTGSTVRFVNQLQRV
- a CDS encoding MFS transporter, whose product is MATPTSELETSHRGRFGRLPEIAGAGFIPLGLIARLPLAMLTVGALTLVTAGTDSYASGGFAAGAVGIGSALGAPVLGFLADRHGQRPVLLLSAVLNTLAIGGLITVSGASGAGTGLLPTLIAAFLMGATCPQIGPLARVRWMALTQDKRPTDLDTALSYESTADELTFVLGPALVGLLASLIAPWLPLALAAALTLAFVSAFAVHPTERAVIPLRRRPRTQATERAKSQGRAHTGFLVVLPVLGMVMMGTFFGSTQTALIAFAGGFGAETAAGLLYAVMGVSSALTALSVAYWPQRFRHPLRWVASAALMSAAALLPLFALDIPFMLAALLILGIPVGPTMVTIFSVGSLVAPKHLVGTVMTLLASGIVAGTALGASIAGALAEASVRGAFAVPVAAAVVLLLLGLVSTVVLRRRPDPAEVS
- a CDS encoding IclR family transcriptional regulator encodes the protein MSPDTTAQHSQTLSRGLRSLEILADAPRGLSIAELSAALGVHRSIAYRIVRTLEDHSLIVRDDAGKITSGPGLAALARGVSRDLQTAALPELTVLANELGMTAFVAVWDRHDCVTLVTVEPRHSSAAVAQRPGTRHAFSAGAPGIAIQSAVSQEDWERLAPGQLYREEAAAARLQGFATSHDEVIAGLSSVAAPIRVSGGLPAAVAVVYIRSAHPEAELGLRIAGSARTIEEQLS
- a CDS encoding exonuclease SbcCD subunit D; translated protein: MRLLHTSDWHLGRSFHGVGMLEAQQLFVDQLEKTVREENVDVVLIAGDVYDRALPGVDVVELFDEALERITVAGAQVVVSSGNHDSAVRLGFGGKLIERGGVHLRTRLNDIGRPAVFRVDTGVEVAIYGLPYLEPRMVADPLGCESATHTAVTSAALDRVRADLQRRRGQGTVHSVVMAHTFASGGVGSDSERELSMGGLGVVPLGLFEDFDYVALGHLHGQQQLHARVRYSGSPLAYSFSEARQSKGAWLIDVGVDGVGEIRAVTWAPQRHLAILRGTLDELITSPEHAGAENAWCQVTLTDTERPQQAMERLRARFPGTLVLAFEPASRTEGGERTYSERIAQAVDDAEICCGFLEHVRERKANSEEAALFAEIISALRAAESGA